AACCCACAACCAGAAGGGAATGAAGGCAAAGAATTACAGTCACTAAACATCTGTTACTGCACTGAGAAATTAATTTGCACAAATAAGAAATGAGTTATTAGTTTAAGTTACTTATTTACTTAAACTCGTGCTCTTTTGGTCCTTTTGGTGACAGCTTGATATCATCCCTGTTGACCTCCACTGGAGATCTCTTCAGGAACACATCGAGCAGTGGAGGCAAGGACATGAACAGGTGTGTGCACTTGAATACcttaatttaaattgtttttaaccTCAGGTTTATTAATTTAGGATTTTAATACCATTATCAGCCAAATTCAAGCACTTATAATGCTTTTTTAAGGTGCATTTTTAAGCTTTTCCAGTAGATTCCAGTATTCGTAATATAAGGTTTCTAcatatattcattatttcacatagtttattgtgtttattgcaCCATAAACTATCAAAATAATAGAAGTTCTCAAATATATTCACCTGTTTTCAAGTAGGCTTGGCTtctaaaataagataataaaaaatgctttattcattaaattataaatgagATATTTTAAGGTAGTTATTGTTTATGTCTTTGCCAAACAAATAGCACTTTATAAAAGATACTTATTGtaagtatgtttttatctgtgTCTGTTTATCCTCCAGTGCATTTCCAGAGCAGCAGTCCTTTAACTCAGACCTCAGAAGCAGaacaggaggaaacacagacaATAAACCCATTACCTCAAAGACTACAAACTCCAATAAATCTCTTAACTGGGACAACAACGGAAACCTGGACCTCTTTTCCTTCAACTCCACGGGTCCCACCAGCTCCCCCTCGTTTAGCACACCTGATGAAGCGTCTTTAAACCACAGAAGGTAACGGACACTTGATGAGCCGTTAACCACGCACAAAAAGCACATTACCATTACAAATGGGAGACCTTTTATGAAAGGAATATATCTATATGAGTAgctaaattaatatttattaacacGTCTGTGTATGAAATGCTTTTTTAGTTTATGTTTTAATCATGTGAATCAACTCACAAACTTCTGAGGTGCAGACCAAAagcttaaagggacagttcacctAGAAATCAACCTAACCTGTTAACGACCTTTATTAATCCAGGTGGTTTTGGTGTGAGTTGTCGGCTGTAGTGAAAGAATATACTGGAATTAGTTGGCAGTCTGGTGCTTAAAGtgtcaaaaaaaaagggaattttaaaatcctgtttataataacacaatttttCCCTAAATGTTCCTCAGAGCAAAATCGGTGCTTTAACCTTTAAAGTGCTCACATCAAGGTCTTTGGATAACCTTGAGGAACCATTTGACTAACTTGATTTTAGGGTCCCTTTGACACAAATGTTCGTAAAGATAATAATGAAAGGAAACGACAATAGATGTTGAACAAAGTCAATAAGCGCACCTTTTAGGACATTTGGGCATGTAGGACTATCGGCTAAATGAAGCCATTTCACTGCCAAAGCACAATGAACGCcctgctgctctgattggtcaattcagaccatgtgacacgttgttaatccagtagtacagaccgctgtcaaggattTTATTGACCGTTGgtaaggaggatcaagagagagaagggaaaataagttaaaagacggagcgctggacggcagataaatcaccagaagaagacggacaggaagtaaacactaacaggaacacggtattggctctgcagtgtttaagaacttgttagtggatcagaaactgtgaacagctTTGAACAGTTAGAGAAAACCGccatcagtgctgccgtaaagttgttgttgttgtcgcagttccagccgttggtgcgccgTGAAAcggagttttttttcttaacggaagaaaaacaatcatttttgagtcaataaaataatttcaattaatattgggagtcgagtcgttagtttgtttagtatctggccgtgtaataagcgggataataTGTAGCGAGGCGGTcatatggggaaaagaacaacAGACAGGCTTATCAGGGAGCCCGACGCGAAGGAATCTTGATCAGTAAACGCCTGAAACAATTCAGTGGAATTCATTAAAAAGacttaatgttgttttttatatgatCTATAGAGGATGCTCAGTGGTCAAAAGTTAAAACCATGTTACTGTCAAGACCTGTTTCAGAATCTAACAGATCTTTGTTAAAGTTCGATATAGTGTacttacatgtttgttttgtaagagCGAAGATGTTCAATTAAATGgtaaaaaacagagaaacatctCCTTATTTTAGAGGCTAGACTcagctttttttccctttacatTTATGCACGAAAAAAGTATCCAGTAATAGAGTGATTGTTTGGTTGACTTGCTTTAGCAGCTCAAATGACTGAAAAGTGATCCAATAATATAGCAAAAGCATCATCAAGACATTTAATGGAAAAATGTTTCCTAAAATTCCTTGTGAATGACATTTTcataaacatacaaaacaattctaaaattcctaaaagcaaaaaaatgtgGTGGTCAAAGATTAAAATATAACCTGTAACATTATATTGAAAGGCTCGCCGGGAATCCCCTTCTGTGGAAAACATGctgagtgtgttttctgcagcGTGGTCAGTTCATAGCACCATGAATTTACACATTAATGCTAGCTAAATCCTCAGTAAGGATCACATGTGCTCACACTGGTAAAtcaagcttttaaaatgtttcctctaCCGTCAGAACAGTAGACGTGAAGGTTTCCTCTTACTGCATCACAGTGCAGTATGGTACAGTACAAAGGCAAAACAAACGCTTAATCACATGACCTTCTCCGAGGACAGTCACGCATCATTGTCAAGTCCCTGatttcacatatttaaaaagactGCCGTGAAGATGATCAAACAGGAATACAAGatcacaaaccaaaaaaaaaagtgcagaaaaGATATTCTGCAAGACctctaaaaaaggaaaagtccaTCTAAGTGTGTTTACTCCACCCGGACACtagtgaaagaaaaaatgatCTAAAAGTTGAGAAATCAGTCTTTTCATTATACGCCTGCATCCTTTGGTCCCCCGCTGATGTCTGGGATCTGATCCGCGAAGGACTGAGTCATCCACTGTCCGTCGGGCAGCTGGCCCTCTGGGATCTGTGACGTGGTCGCCTCCTGCGCTCCTTCTgaagacacacaacacacacattgaagaCCCGGGCTGAGGTTCATCTGACACAACTGATTGTCTATCATGTCTATCCTGATAGATGAAGCCAAAAGGATAGCGCCTTAAAAACTGGCTacgttttattttcagtattcTGAAACACTTCAGGAGAGCAAATCTAACATGAGAGGTTGTGTTTGtcattctaaataaatacaatgaaacaaatgattgTGTTTAAGTGCTTAAAGAAACCAGGACTAAAGTAATTATCTAATATAATCTCGGTAATACTGAGAAACCAGGTTATAGGAGACACTGTTTTGTAACCACtttgaaaagggttttttttaaggttcaACGCCAACTAATATGGATCGTAGCTGAATATTTTCATTCACAACTTTGTGAATGTGACTACCTCTTTGTGGACTTTACAACCTTCTGGACATATCACAAGACTATTAATTAATCCTATGCAGCCACCACGGGAATCAAAGTCttcaaatattatattaagtttagccaaaaaaaaaacaggatcatgacatgcaaaaataaaataagaaatttGACTTTGCAGAAGAAATCTGGCTTGTAGAATCATGTTCCTTTATTTCCCTACCCCGTGAATCATAAATATACCTGATATTTTATAACACTGCAGATTGCCAGCTGTAATCCTGTTACATATAATCCTGTTATGCTATATCAAATCTTTAGGATTATTTCCCTTAAAAGCTGAACCGGTACATGTATCATCATGCTGAACACTCATTTCaatggacattttatttcaacaacCTACAATGGATTTAATAAAAGTGGAGTATGGGGTGTAAtatatttcactgtgtgtggtACCTGTGTTTTCTGCAGTTGAGAATGTACATTGACCGTTGGTTGGGGGCAGGGCCGGTTCTCCATCAGGTCCCCGCTCTGCGTACGCTCCTCCGTACGCATCTTCATACCCCGGGTCGTACTGCTCCTCCTTTATCGCCGCCTTCTTGGCATCCTCTGTGGATGTAAAACAGAAGGAGAGTCGATGACGTAAAGCATCATAGAAACTGGATCCAGAAATCAAACTAAAAGGcagggtttttattgtattttgtactGAAACACACAAGGTGTCAAGCCAATGATTCTACCTCTTTCAATGCTTCTTAGCATTTATTGGAAAGTAAAAACTGAACTACAGTAGCAGTGTGAAAACTACTCAAATGGTTATAGTTTGTCACAATCCTGTTTTCTAGTTTCAATTTAAGAAAAcctgtttcaaatgcaatgcaacTTAGAGGTTAAGTCCAGGTTGAATGACAAATAACAACACACATCCATTCATCCGTTACTCTGCTTACCCTTGGCCAATTTCAGGTCAAATCTGTAATCAATCTCCTCGATCTCTTTGCTCTTTTGGAGACCCTTCAGCTCGTCTCTGAGCTCCCTCAGTTTGATGTAGAAGTGAACTTTGTCCTGAGCGCGAGGGAACTGAGCGCAGCGAGCGCTGGACGAAGGCATCAGATACAGAGCCTGCGGAGGGAAATCGCCGTCAGATCAGCACTTTATACGGTTATTCACATTTCAAAGAAGGGCCTGCAATGTGGATTTAAAGACTCATTTTGGTAAACAGACTTTATTTATGACACGCAATCATCCCTGTTTAAGGCTAAAGATGCTCACCACGTCACAGTCGGGGATTTTGTGCGGCTGCAGACCGAAATCTAGTTTCTTTGGTTTTTTACCAAACATTTCCCTGCAGAACATTTCATAGATGCCtttggaggaggaaaagaaagatgaaTATTACTTTAAATAATATGAACAACTACATTATAGGAAATGTTCGTCTGCAGAAGTAGGACGCttacattttccattaaaaacagCAATCAGAGGCTTGAACTTCCTCAGCTTCTCTACGAGAATTTTGCCTCCTTCACGAAACTCTGTTCTGttgagatgaaaacaaaacacgGTTATAAAAGAGTGTTACAATGCAATCCAGACTTTATATTAAATCAATATATGATTGCATGACTACATGTCTAAAGGCCTACGTTGAGAGGTCTTTGCTCCCTGGCGTCGCCCTGGCCACCATGTTGGTGAAGCCCATTTTGTATTTGACAGGAAGGAGGGTGTCGGACGTGTGGTTCAGTAGCTCCTCAGTAAATCCAGACAGAAACAGGCACTTCCCTGAAATGCAAAATCATCCATCAGTCATGCATCTCTCTAGCAAACGAAGACAGATATATATTTACTGAAGGTAATGGTGTCCCAAATACTGCTTATCATGCATTTACAACATATACTAATAAGGCAATAGATGTTCATTTGAACCCGAGTAACCCCACTTCACATATTAAGCTCACTTGCAAAGATAGAACACAACTACAAACTTGCCTCTCCCACATGTTTTTAAGATCTAATATAACACTTTTGGATCATTTTTGCAGACTAGTGTCTTTACAAATTGAAATCATGTACTCACAGAAATGATTTCCAGGACCCGGGAACCACCGTCCAATGAAAGCTGCCATCAGTCCGGGATTGATACCAATCTGGAGTGAAAAGCAATGCACGTTACTAACCTTTTAATGTCTTTCTAATTGCAACTTTGTTTTGCTTGACAGTTGAACAGGGACTCTTACAATGACATAGTCCAGGTTGTAATCCAGCAGGTCGGGGAGAGTTTTTGTCATGACTTCCTCCTCGGACATTCCCTTGAAGCGGTCGAATTTCCTCTTCACCTTCTTGAAGCTCTCATCGATCTTCTCCTGCTTGCCGTCTGCCTGACCCTCAGCCGCCTTCTTGGGCTTTGGGCCCGGTTTGGCCTTTGGTGCCTTTGGCTCTTTAGGGGGCTTCGGGGGCTTCGGTGGCTTTGGTGCCTTGGGTGCCTTGGGGACTTTAGGGGGTTTGGGGGCCTTGGGTTCCTTGGGTTGAGCTgctctgcctctttttttgGCCGGAGCTGCAGGAAAAGTTCAACTtagtaaacaaatcaaaagcacTAACTATCTAAACCTTCATCCACCCCACAAATAGATAATATCTATCTGACTGTTCTATATTACTCCATCTAATTTAAGTTTTGGACACATATCAAACTTCCATGCAAACCATAAGACTACTACACCTTATTTTAGAAGCCAAAGATATCTAAAAAGTCAGTCACTTACTACAAAAGCTTTTCATCACAAGCCCACTCACTAGCAAGGATGCTAATAGCGTGCAGCAGAACAAAGCCTTCCTCAGACCTTAATATTTAGGGCTAAATGTGAAGACCTATTGTTGTCAACACTGAGCAAACACTTCATGCTAAAGCAGCAGATCTATACACAATGAGGATGTTTTATTAGATCATAGTACGTTTTGCGAGGTTATCCGGTTCCTGCTGCTCCATCATGGGTTCGGGATAACCCATGTGAGCCATGGCTGCCTCTCCGTTCGGCCCCTCGGGGTAGTGGGACTGGTGATTGTGGTCGTAGCCTGAATATTGTGCCTGGTGTGCCTGGAGAGCCTGAAACTGCTGTGCAGACTGAACCCTGTGACAAagatgttggtttttttttaaacagaggAACGTATTGATACAACAAGGGAAATAGCAGTGGGACGAACTGCATGGTGAGTTTGACCAAAGGGGTATAACTATACCATGTGCTTTTCTGATTCActgtattatcattattcagAGCCAGTTAATAAGTTAATGACAAATCTGTCAATCTGTATTACATTTGGCAACTTATCTGTCTCCCAACCTACTTCAAAATGACCACCAGTGCTTCTTTGAAACAGTTTTAATCTactatttgtttatgtttttaacctgttgtgttttttattaataatgtgtgCATacttagtcttttttttttaagtatgcaAGTCTATTCTCCTGACTTTATCTGCACTTTCTGCTGATGTAATAATGTAAATTTCCCCATTGCGGGACAAAATAAAGGATTTGTGATTCTgattactttaataaaaaggtAGTATTTATTACAGCTCTGTTGAATACGAGTTTGAAGTTATAAATTGgactgtactgtatataattCAATAAGGAGTATATAAAGATCACACCACATGAATACCCACTGTTAGTTTCCAGTAAACAATGGTTCGTTTTTAAGAGGCTGTAAAACAGCTTCACATCATATTAACAAAACAGATAATTCCACTAACAACAAGTTTCCCTTTGTTCTGCCTGAATTAAACCAAAGTATAAGGCCATCGAgctacaacaaaacaataaccaCAGCCCTGTTTATCATCATCCACGGTGCACAGAACAAATGGCATATCatgaaaacaatggaaaaacaaaacaggaaaagggGCGCACATGCTTTCACTTCATCTTCATCACTCTTTGCCATTCAGAGGTTTTTAATCTGTGGCCACATTGTGGAGGAAAACTCACCACTGCTGAAGATACTCCGGGGACACAACAGGAAATCCATTCAGCTTGTCCTCCATCTTTTGGGTGGTttgactttattaaataaatcaatatgcaAATTGAGGAAACATGGCTAGGTGATATTAAGCAAACTGAGAGTCTGGCAGTGTATGAAACTGAATGCATGTGCCAGGGCTTTGTACACAAAACTGTGGAGTTAGCAACAAAagataaaccaaaataaaataaacaatacaaaacaaaaaggataaCTTGATGGGGGGTTACACAATACGATAGTAAAACACTCTTATTCATGCCCTATTTTATAAGCAAAACAAGAAATTATTCAACTACACCTGCAGCTTCTGCTGTAGCTATGCTAACCAACAAGCTAACACCGAATGAAACCCAGTTATCAAATGTTAAGGTTTTAGGGTACACTGCTAGCAGGTATAGGTATGAGTCTGTCGCTAACTTATTCCAATCATATATGTTTTCtatttaaagtaataaaatacacttaaacGTTAAAGCAAATGTTTAGCAGTGCCACAAGtgcagctaatgttagccaaCAGCTAGCTCTTAAGCTAACTTAGCATGGATGAATGGTTTCGCTTCCACTGAGAATCCTcgcaaaagaaagagaaaacaaattagCAGAATTTATAAACGTTGACGTACCTGTTGTGGGTGatgttttaattactttctTCTGTACATATAACTGTTATTTTTCCATAAATGCCGCTCTTCTATTCACAACAGAGGCAACAAAGACATGACAGCCCTGCTGGTCAACTTTGACACCGGAAGAGCTCAAGTATGTGCCGTAGGTGTGCAAGGAGAAacgtatattttattttcaacagcaAAACATGATTACTATCAGTATCTTTTTACACTTTCAAATATTACAAACTCgtatttattaaacatgtttgattatggtttttaaactgaaaaaaagaacagtacaattaaaaacaaacaaaacggTACGCCCCTGCATTGGTATGAGCTGCAGGACTTTTAAACTCTCCCGTTACTTGTTTTCTATTGGCTGAGAGTCTTTGCTGTTTAAAGAGCTAAGTGTGCAACGTTGCGcaggtttaaaatgttaaaaaaacataatcgCATAAATAGGGTAACAATATAACATATAATAGaggcagagaaaacaaagaattatacaattatataaaataagttAACAGAACTGGTCAGCAatgaaacatctttttttttaaagatattgtATGGCACCGAATCTCTGGCCTTTTGGAGGTGAAATTGAGCAAGAAACTTTTTGCTTTCATAGTATGGTTTGTAGTAGTTATTGTATATAATTGTAACGGTTTAAGTGTTTGCTTTTCTGCAGCTTCAAACAAAAGAACACTGTATTTAATAAGCAACCAAATCCTCAAAATAGCCAAAAATCTTCCTGTTAATTTCATTGCATTTCGAATATATGACTTTTTACTCAATCGTTGTCATCACTCATGCTTTCTAAAGGTTTGCGTGTGTTTTCGCACATCccgaatttccccacggggattaatgcAAGGCACATCTTGTCTTATTCTTGCATGCATATAAAATCTTCACATTAATGCTTTGAACAATGAGACAATAAACAGACCATCGTTAGAAGAGATTTAATAACTCTGTAATTACAGGGTAGAAATTTCAGAGTACAATCACCTATTTATACAGCTGATAAATCATAAAATgtcattctttaaaaatacaaaaataagtcacTGGACACACGTACCatacaaaatgcaataaatagtGATAAAAAATAACACCAAACACATGCACAGTCTGTTGGAGAGTTAGAAAATGTAACCGTGGTGGGAACTTCCTCCCTTGTGCGTTACATTGCGAGGCTTCAGGAAACTGTATGACTTCTTTTCTCGGTGTGTCATCAGAGGGTTATTCACTCTCACTGCTGCATCATGCTACTAGTACAGCTGCTATCTGGTTTCTGGTGAGTGAGCCTCTTCAGCTTGCAGTGCTCCCGTGTCATGTTGTCCGCAGACTGGCCTACAATGTCCATTTCTGCAAGATACCACAATACAAACCAAGGAGATGGACTGTGCTGCTTGCAGAAGGAATGGTATGTCATTACCCAATACAATGGTAATACTTaagcaatatattttttattctagaAACTACGCAAAACATAACTTACGGTGGGAATGTGTTATGTATCTTTTTGCAATTTACTGCAAGTTGTGTAAACTTAAAGGGTAACTTTGGTATTTTTTCAACCTGGATCCTATTTTACCCATGTTTGTTTTACAACTCTAGactatttttctttaattgctTCAGTATTTAGCTAGAATGCTGGTCATTTATGTCCACTAACTGCTTGTTTTGACCACTGAAAAGCTTAGATTTGTATTAAAAGTGTTGACAACATAATGGAAAGGATCCCAACGTTTTTCCTTCACCTTTCTCCTGATTTCACCTCCTATGTTATTTTCTCATATGACGTTTTGCCTGAATACAGTTGTTGTCAACTTGGTGTTTTCTAAAGGACCTTTAATGTTGTGGCTGATTATTTAGCTGATTTTATCAAAATGGATACAACACAAGACTTCTGAAAGATATTTCTCCTGGGTCCACAGCCAGAATCCACCgaagtgtaaataaaaacatttaatttgtctATTTCTGTGGCACTTAGAATAATAAAATGAGCCTGTGATTGAcaaaaaacaagcacattttttaGTTGAGATAAACTGAAGGTGTGTAATTACCCATTAGAATTACATAGCAGCCTGTTAAGCAGCTCATTACtggaccaataaaaaaaaaaatggtgtcaCTTTAGGACACAAAAACATGGGAAAATAGGGTTCAGTTTGAAAAATATCTTGGTTTCCCAGTGGATCCtctgtgtaaacaaacaaaagttatCTTTCAGTTTGAACAGAAATGTACCGTGTGCCTAAAATGTTTCCGGACATCAAATCTACTTTCTCTCCGGGATGTTTTGAGGTCATTGGTTCACTTCATGTTGTTGTTCTATAAAAAAATCAACAGACTTTTAAATTGCTTCAGAAAGGTAATCAGTCACAGTGGTTTGGAGTCATTATTTACAGATACACTTAATGCATCTGTAACTAACCCTAACTCTGTTTAGTTCCAACTCGATAAACTGCAGTGAGACCCATACGGTAACTACACTACCTGTGTGCTACAGCAGACAG
Above is a genomic segment from Eleginops maclovinus isolate JMC-PN-2008 ecotype Puerto Natales chromosome 2, JC_Emac_rtc_rv5, whole genome shotgun sequence containing:
- the LOC134883473 gene encoding G/T mismatch-specific thymine DNA glycosylase-like isoform X2; amino-acid sequence: MAHMGYPEPMMEQQEPDNLAKPPAKKRGRAAQPKEPKAPKPPKVPKAPKAPKPPKPPKPPKEPKAPKAKPGPKPKKAAEGQADGKQEKIDESFKKVKRKFDRFKGMSEEEVMTKTLPDLLDYNLDYVIIGINPGLMAAFIGRWFPGPGNHFWKCLFLSGFTEELLNHTSDTLLPVKYKMGFTNMVARATPGSKDLSTTEFREGGKILVEKLRKFKPLIAVFNGKCIYEMFCREMFGKKPKKLDFGLQPHKIPDCDVALYLMPSSSARCAQFPRAQDKVHFYIKLRELRDELKGLQKSKEIEEIDYRFDLKLAKEDAKKAAIKEEQYDPGYEDAYGGAYAERGPDGEPALPPTNGQCTFSTAENTEGAQEATTSQIPEGQLPDGQWMTQSFADQIPDISGGPKDAGV
- the LOC134883473 gene encoding G/T mismatch-specific thymine DNA glycosylase-like isoform X1; the encoded protein is MEDKLNGFPVVSPEYLQQWVQSAQQFQALQAHQAQYSGYDHNHQSHYPEGPNGEAAMAHMGYPEPMMEQQEPDNLAKPPAKKRGRAAQPKEPKAPKPPKVPKAPKAPKPPKPPKPPKEPKAPKAKPGPKPKKAAEGQADGKQEKIDESFKKVKRKFDRFKGMSEEEVMTKTLPDLLDYNLDYVIIGINPGLMAAFIGRWFPGPGNHFWKCLFLSGFTEELLNHTSDTLLPVKYKMGFTNMVARATPGSKDLSTTEFREGGKILVEKLRKFKPLIAVFNGKCIYEMFCREMFGKKPKKLDFGLQPHKIPDCDVALYLMPSSSARCAQFPRAQDKVHFYIKLRELRDELKGLQKSKEIEEIDYRFDLKLAKEDAKKAAIKEEQYDPGYEDAYGGAYAERGPDGEPALPPTNGQCTFSTAENTEGAQEATTSQIPEGQLPDGQWMTQSFADQIPDISGGPKDAGV